The Proteus vulgaris genome has a segment encoding these proteins:
- the damX gene encoding Uncharacterized protein conserved in bacteria, whose amino-acid sequence MDEFKPDNETKSDNSLKPDTSDRPERRTNRPRNNPLKNARFSVSRQQMMIGVGVLVLILLIIAISSALKSPETTEPSSPTGTERNIDLSQQPSSVTPTENSQPSTPQAISGQEIQPATPPSQNLPPMIDSQGQRVEIPGDIVDSLNQQQAGINQATGQQQSLNSQQPKPEKPVTQPPATKPVQPVQKPAEIKTPPTKPVTPPATTQSKPASKPVVSGSLSAGNLSSIPASNYTLQLSGASRQDTLEAFAKKNLNGNYAIYKTQRNGNPWYVLIYGNYRNISEAKQAVSSLPTPVQAKQPWVRPMKHVHQDLKK is encoded by the coding sequence ATGGACGAGTTCAAACCTGATAATGAAACCAAGAGTGATAACTCACTCAAACCTGATACATCGGATAGACCTGAACGTCGAACCAACCGACCTCGTAACAACCCATTAAAAAATGCGCGCTTCTCTGTATCCCGTCAACAGATGATGATTGGTGTTGGTGTCCTCGTACTTATTCTGCTAATTATTGCAATAAGCTCTGCATTAAAATCACCAGAAACAACGGAACCTTCATCGCCAACCGGAACAGAAAGAAATATCGATCTGTCTCAACAACCATCATCCGTTACGCCTACAGAAAATAGCCAACCATCAACACCTCAAGCTATTTCTGGGCAAGAAATCCAACCTGCGACACCGCCTTCACAAAATTTACCTCCAATGATTGATTCACAAGGTCAACGTGTTGAGATCCCTGGTGATATTGTTGATTCTTTAAATCAACAACAAGCAGGTATAAACCAAGCAACAGGTCAGCAACAGTCATTAAATTCACAACAACCAAAACCAGAGAAACCTGTTACACAACCACCAGCAACCAAGCCGGTGCAACCTGTACAGAAACCGGCTGAAATAAAAACACCGCCAACAAAACCGGTAACTCCACCAGCAACAACACAATCTAAGCCCGCCTCTAAGCCCGTGGTTTCAGGTTCATTGTCTGCCGGCAATTTAAGTTCTATTCCAGCTTCAAATTACACATTGCAACTAAGTGGTGCAAGTCGCCAAGATACCTTAGAAGCTTTCGCTAAAAAGAACCTTAATGGAAACTACGCTATCTATAAAACTCAGCGTAATGGTAACCCATGGTATGTACTCATCTATGGTAACTATCGTAATATAAGCGAAGCTAAGCAGGCTGTTTCTTCATTACCAACACCGGTACAAGCGAAACAACCTTGGGTTAGACCGATGAAACATGTTCATCAGGATCTAAAAAAATAA
- the dam gene encoding DNA adenine methylase has product MKKKRAFLKWAGGKYPLVDDIKRHLPEGNCLIEPFTGAGSVFLNTEYDSYILADINSDLIHLYNTVKQHPEKFMEDARLLFTPQMNIAEEFYELRQEFNLSTDPYQRSVLFLYLNRHCYNGLCRYNSKGEYNVPFGRYKKPYFPETELIWFSEKAQKATFVCQSYSSTMTNAEKGSVIYCDPPYAPLSPTANFTSYHTNSFSFQEQEHLAQLASMLAYERQIPVLISNHETALTKEWYVNAKELHSVKVRRTISSNTLGRSKVNELLALYK; this is encoded by the coding sequence ATGAAAAAAAAACGCGCATTCCTAAAATGGGCTGGTGGTAAGTATCCTTTGGTAGATGACATTAAACGTCATCTGCCTGAAGGTAACTGTTTAATTGAACCTTTTACGGGTGCCGGTTCTGTTTTTTTAAATACAGAATACGATTCATATATTCTTGCCGACATAAATAGTGATCTAATTCATCTCTATAATACGGTAAAGCAGCATCCTGAAAAATTTATGGAGGATGCTCGCTTATTATTTACTCCTCAAATGAATATTGCAGAAGAGTTTTATGAACTACGACAAGAGTTTAATCTCTCAACTGATCCTTATCAGCGTAGTGTCTTATTTCTCTATCTTAACCGCCATTGTTACAATGGGTTATGTCGTTATAATTCAAAAGGTGAATATAACGTCCCTTTTGGCCGTTACAAAAAGCCTTATTTCCCTGAAACAGAGTTAATTTGGTTTTCTGAAAAGGCACAAAAAGCCACATTTGTTTGCCAAAGCTATTCATCAACGATGACAAATGCAGAAAAAGGCTCCGTTATTTATTGCGATCCGCCTTATGCACCACTATCACCAACTGCAAATTTCACGTCATACCATACAAATAGCTTTAGTTTTCAAGAGCAGGAACATCTGGCTCAACTTGCCTCAATGCTGGCTTACGAGAGACAGATACCCGTGTTAATATCCAATCATGAGACTGCGTTAACAAAAGAGTGGTATGTAAACGCAAAAGAGCTACACAGTGTGAAAGTCAGAAGAACAATCAGTAGCAACACACTCGGTCGTAGCAAAGTGAACGAATTACTAGCTTTATATAAATAA
- the gph gene encoding phosphoglycolate phosphatase produces the protein MTDKKLKGIRAIAFDLDGTLTDSAVGLTEATDYALKAKGFPPAGKHNVTIWVGNGVDMLLTRALHNAGVEDVTETLLKEMRDLFDAHYATSVKTGSDLFPHVKETLEVLASHNIPLGIVTNKPSPFIAPLLQQLGIDKYFSLVLGGDDVKEKKPHPAPLYLTMGTFGVKKEELLFVGDSRNDIIAAQEAQCPCVGLTYGYNYGVSIADSKPDYTLDNFADLLSILDITPMTTVE, from the coding sequence ATGACAGATAAAAAACTCAAAGGCATCCGTGCTATCGCCTTTGATCTTGATGGCACACTCACTGACAGTGCAGTAGGACTTACAGAAGCAACAGATTACGCATTGAAAGCAAAAGGCTTTCCTCCTGCTGGCAAACATAATGTCACTATTTGGGTAGGCAACGGCGTTGATATGCTACTCACGCGCGCTTTGCATAACGCTGGTGTCGAGGATGTCACTGAAACCCTATTAAAAGAAATGCGTGACCTTTTTGATGCACATTATGCAACTTCCGTCAAAACAGGCAGTGATTTATTCCCACACGTTAAAGAAACGCTTGAAGTATTAGCTTCGCATAATATTCCATTAGGCATTGTCACCAATAAGCCATCACCTTTTATTGCTCCATTATTACAGCAACTGGGAATTGATAAATATTTTTCCTTAGTGCTAGGAGGAGATGATGTTAAAGAAAAAAAACCGCATCCAGCACCATTATATTTAACAATGGGCACATTTGGTGTTAAAAAGGAAGAACTCCTTTTTGTTGGGGATTCTCGCAACGATATTATTGCAGCACAAGAGGCACAATGCCCTTGCGTAGGTTTAACCTATGGCTATAACTACGGCGTATCTATCGCAGACAGCAAACCAGATTATACTCTCGATAATTTTGCCGATTTGCTCTCAATCCTCGACATCACGCCAATGACAACTGTGGAATAG
- the trpS gene encoding tryptophanyl-tRNA synthetase, whose product MTTSVEKTAKKPIVFSGAQPSGELTIGNYMGALRQWVQMQDDYDCIYCIVDQHAITVRQDPKELRKRTLDTLALYLACGIDPEKSTIFVQSHVPQHAQLSWALNCYTYFGELSRMTQFKDKSARHAENINAGLFDYPVLMAADILIYQTNQVPVGIDQKQHLELSRDIAQRFNAIYGDIFTVPDPFIPKGGARVMALQDPTKKMSKSDDNRNNVIALLEDPKAAAKKIKRAMTDSEEPPRVIYDLENKAGVSNLLDILAGITGKTIPELEAEFEGQMYGHLKGAVADAVSEMLTNIQERFNTFRNDEALLNKIMKEGADKAKARAQATLDKVYDAIGFIAHP is encoded by the coding sequence ATGACGACTTCAGTAGAAAAAACGGCAAAAAAGCCAATTGTATTCAGTGGTGCGCAACCTTCTGGTGAGTTAACTATCGGAAACTATATGGGTGCATTACGTCAATGGGTACAAATGCAAGATGATTATGACTGCATTTACTGTATCGTTGACCAACATGCCATTACAGTTCGTCAAGATCCAAAAGAGCTAAGAAAAAGAACATTAGATACGCTGGCACTCTATCTTGCTTGCGGTATTGATCCAGAAAAAAGCACCATTTTTGTTCAGTCACATGTTCCACAACATGCTCAATTAAGCTGGGCACTAAATTGTTACACCTATTTTGGTGAATTGAGCCGTATGACTCAATTTAAAGATAAATCGGCACGCCATGCTGAAAATATTAATGCTGGGTTATTTGATTATCCTGTATTGATGGCAGCAGATATTCTTATTTATCAAACGAACCAAGTCCCTGTGGGTATTGACCAAAAACAGCATCTTGAATTAAGCCGTGATATTGCTCAGCGTTTTAACGCTATTTATGGCGATATATTCACTGTACCAGATCCTTTTATTCCCAAAGGTGGTGCACGTGTTATGGCATTACAAGATCCGACTAAAAAAATGTCTAAGTCTGATGATAACCGTAATAACGTTATCGCCCTACTTGAAGATCCCAAAGCTGCGGCTAAAAAGATCAAACGCGCAATGACAGACTCAGAAGAGCCACCTCGTGTTATTTACGATCTTGAAAACAAAGCTGGAGTCTCTAACTTACTGGATATTTTAGCGGGTATAACAGGCAAAACTATTCCTGAATTAGAAGCCGAATTTGAAGGTCAAATGTACGGACATCTAAAAGGTGCTGTTGCAGATGCAGTCTCTGAAATGCTAACTAACATTCAAGAACGTTTTAACACATTCCGTAATGATGAAGCTCTGCTCAATAAAATTATGAAAGAAGGTGCTGATAAAGCCAAAGCTCGTGCTCAAGCAACCTTAGACAAAGTTTATGACGCCATTGGGTTTATTGCGCATCCGTGA
- the sodA gene encoding superoxide dismutase [Mn], which translates to MSYTLPALPYAYDALEPHFDERTMEIHHTKHHQTYVNNTNTALEKLPELADLDIDELVKKLHKVPAEQRTFLRNNAGGHSNHSLFWKGLKLGTQLQGSLKEAIDRDFGSVDAFKALFEKAAASRFGSGWAWLVLKDDGKLAVVSTANQDSPLMGEELAGASGYPIVGLDVWEHAYYLKYQNRRPDYIKAFWSVVNWDEAQKRFQSKA; encoded by the coding sequence ATGAGCTATACATTACCTGCACTGCCTTATGCTTATGATGCGTTAGAACCTCATTTTGATGAGCGTACAATGGAAATTCACCATACAAAGCATCATCAGACGTATGTAAATAATACCAATACTGCATTAGAAAAATTACCGGAACTTGCAGATTTAGATATTGATGAGTTAGTTAAAAAACTTCATAAAGTGCCTGCTGAACAACGTACATTCTTACGTAATAATGCGGGTGGCCATTCTAACCACTCTTTATTTTGGAAAGGTTTAAAACTAGGAACTCAATTACAAGGATCACTAAAAGAGGCAATTGACCGTGATTTTGGTAGTGTTGATGCCTTTAAAGCGTTGTTTGAAAAAGCAGCTGCTAGCCGTTTTGGTTCAGGTTGGGCATGGCTGGTATTAAAAGACGATGGTAAATTAGCTGTCGTCTCTACAGCTAACCAAGATAGCCCATTAATGGGGGAAGAGTTAGCTGGTGCATCAGGCTATCCAATTGTTGGGTTAGATGTATGGGAACATGCTTATTACTTGAAATATCAAAATCGTCGCCCTGATTATATCAAAGCGTTCTGGTCAGTTGTGAACTGGGATGAAGCGCAAAAACGTTTTCAGAGCAAAGCATAA
- the rpe gene encoding ribulose-phosphate 3-epimerase — protein MKDFLIAPSILSADFARLGEDTEKVLAAGADVVHFDVMDNHYVPNLTFGAPICKALRNYGITAPIDVHLMVKPVDRIIPDFAKAGATYISFHAEASDHVDRTIQLIKDCGCKAGLVLNPATPLNYLDYVMDKLDLILLMSVNPGFGGQSFIPNTLDKLRQVRKMIDDGGYDIRLEIDGGVKVDNIAEIAQAGADMFVAGSAIFNQPNYKHVIDNMRRELEKVS, from the coding sequence ATGAAAGATTTTCTGATTGCCCCTTCTATTTTATCCGCTGATTTTGCACGTCTTGGCGAAGATACTGAGAAAGTACTTGCCGCAGGTGCTGACGTTGTCCACTTTGATGTCATGGATAACCATTATGTTCCAAATCTAACGTTTGGCGCGCCAATTTGTAAAGCCTTGCGTAACTATGGAATTACTGCTCCCATTGATGTTCACTTAATGGTAAAGCCGGTTGATCGCATCATTCCTGACTTTGCAAAAGCAGGTGCAACTTATATTTCATTTCATGCAGAAGCCAGTGACCACGTTGACCGTACTATTCAGTTAATCAAAGATTGTGGTTGTAAAGCGGGTTTAGTACTTAACCCAGCAACCCCTTTAAACTATCTCGATTATGTAATGGATAAATTAGATCTTATCCTGCTGATGTCCGTTAACCCAGGCTTTGGTGGTCAATCATTTATTCCTAACACTCTCGATAAATTACGCCAAGTTCGTAAGATGATTGATGATGGTGGTTATGACATTCGTTTAGAAATTGATGGCGGTGTCAAAGTCGATAATATTGCTGAAATTGCCCAAGCGGGGGCGGATATGTTTGTTGCTGGCTCTGCTATTTTCAATCAGCCGAACTATAAACATGTTATCGACAATATGCGCCGTGAATTAGAAAAGGTATCGTAA
- the yiiM gene encoding 6-N-hydroxylaminopurine resistance protein: MRYFPSVYIGNIITTSNGFTSAITKRLVDGHIKLTSLGLEGDEQAEKSFHGGPDRALCHYPQEHYLYWAEQFSQLTDFFNAPAFGENISTMGMTEENVFIGDIYQWGNSLIQVTQPRSPCYKLNTVTEVSHFSQIMQDSGYCGWLYRVVSAGETGNHHPLVLVSRNSDVSVKEAISIAFHIPFDEELYRRLLSAAGLSASWSKTMQLRLKNQAIESFNRRLFKE; encoded by the coding sequence ATGCGTTATTTTCCGAGTGTTTATATTGGCAATATCATAACAACGTCTAATGGATTTACCAGTGCGATCACTAAGAGGCTAGTGGATGGTCATATCAAACTTACTTCGCTGGGATTAGAAGGCGATGAGCAAGCAGAAAAGAGTTTTCATGGTGGGCCAGATCGCGCACTGTGTCATTATCCTCAAGAGCACTATCTGTATTGGGCAGAACAATTCTCACAATTGACGGATTTTTTTAATGCGCCAGCTTTTGGTGAAAATATATCAACAATGGGTATGACAGAAGAAAATGTCTTTATTGGTGATATTTACCAATGGGGTAATTCATTAATTCAAGTTACTCAACCACGCTCTCCTTGCTATAAACTTAATACAGTGACAGAAGTCAGTCACTTTTCGCAAATTATGCAAGATAGCGGTTATTGTGGTTGGTTGTATCGTGTCGTGAGTGCAGGAGAAACAGGCAACCATCATCCTCTCGTTTTGGTTTCAAGAAACAGTGATGTTTCTGTTAAAGAAGCAATATCAATTGCTTTTCATATTCCTTTTGATGAAGAGCTTTATCGTCGTCTATTAAGTGCTGCGGGATTATCAGCAAGTTGGAGTAAGACTATGCAGTTAAGATTGAAAAATCAAGCAATTGAGAGTTTTAATAGGCGGTTGTTTAAAGAATAA